In Flavobacterium sp. WV_118_3, one DNA window encodes the following:
- a CDS encoding SH3 domain-containing protein, which translates to MIKYIFWLSLLLWSSNDLIAQTKSGKLLASCCETAGRGCNGSDYCTACTNCSGCKYCKSGGTCGVCRDRSTDVITVKRKEKKTPSGTKIKTVTVTKKAGFYKDQPLYITAVSVALYEGPGKNYKIIETVKRGQRVIFIEANEPWLKVKSEKTGTVGYVHRDVLQ; encoded by the coding sequence ATGATCAAATATATTTTTTGGCTAAGTCTATTGTTATGGAGCAGCAATGATTTGATAGCACAAACGAAATCGGGAAAACTACTGGCTTCCTGTTGTGAGACAGCCGGAAGAGGTTGTAACGGATCCGATTATTGTACTGCCTGTACCAATTGTAGTGGTTGTAAATATTGTAAAAGTGGTGGCACCTGTGGTGTTTGCAGGGATAGAAGTACCGACGTAATCACCGTAAAACGAAAAGAAAAAAAGACGCCTTCCGGTACAAAAATTAAAACGGTAACGGTTACCAAAAAAGCCGGATTTTATAAGGATCAACCGCTATATATCACTGCCGTATCTGTTGCTTTATACGAAGGTCCGGGAAAAAATTACAAAATAATCGAAACCGTTAAAAGAGGACAACGGGTGATTTTTATAGAGGCTAACGAGCCGTGGCTCAAAGTAAAATCCGAAAAAACAGGAACGGTTGGTTATGTCCATCGCGATGTCTTACAATAA
- a CDS encoding ABC transporter permease, translated as MKSLQQLFRLKNDEVSQQLPDETQTGSRELVRLTHYQRGFGASVKAMGKPIVFKACLQNLYRSFEEQCRKQKVEQEALKQIYREEQERNRSELKKCETTIEIAEAKEKELNETIERTRKDMVEVRQHPEKYGIEGGKGIKVQFYMGLAFLFPITLYLLVFYISACYSAFFKEFDDNSLTAAIFDADALKNAFKASSLEGIFIMTIPFVFMGLGYLIHMLLQEKGKMKWIKIGLLGLVTFLFDVILAYQIEKKIYDFNKTTSSEPYTLKIALFEAEFWLIIFAGFMVYIIWGLVLDSMMKEYESLDKVKTFIKVKKEELVNLEAAKNANTEKLNEGKQQITAINGIIAELQTKIDGFIIPVKEYFYHHHKYKEGWFQAVSAEIALPHREKTLLLELCEIISKEHLNDIGLGEPELQPQIAIET; from the coding sequence ATGAAATCATTACAACAGTTATTTCGTTTAAAAAATGATGAAGTGTCGCAGCAGCTACCGGATGAAACGCAAACCGGATCCCGGGAACTGGTTCGCTTAACCCATTACCAGCGCGGATTTGGAGCTTCCGTAAAAGCGATGGGGAAACCAATCGTATTTAAAGCCTGCCTGCAAAATCTGTACAGGAGTTTTGAAGAGCAATGCCGCAAACAAAAAGTAGAACAGGAGGCCTTAAAACAGATTTACAGAGAAGAGCAGGAACGCAACCGTTCTGAACTTAAAAAGTGTGAAACCACCATTGAAATTGCCGAAGCAAAAGAAAAAGAACTCAACGAAACCATAGAAAGAACCCGGAAAGATATGGTCGAGGTGCGTCAGCATCCGGAAAAATACGGGATCGAAGGTGGAAAAGGTATCAAAGTGCAGTTTTATATGGGATTGGCTTTTTTGTTTCCGATTACGTTGTATCTGTTGGTATTCTATATTTCAGCTTGTTATTCGGCTTTTTTTAAAGAGTTTGATGATAATAGTCTTACGGCTGCCATTTTTGATGCCGATGCCTTAAAAAATGCGTTTAAGGCCAGCTCGTTGGAGGGTATTTTTATCATGACCATTCCCTTTGTGTTTATGGGATTAGGATATCTGATTCATATGCTGTTACAAGAAAAAGGAAAAATGAAATGGATTAAAATAGGACTGCTCGGTTTGGTGACGTTTTTATTTGATGTCATATTGGCTTATCAGATTGAAAAGAAGATCTATGATTTTAATAAAACGACGTCGTCGGAACCGTATACACTTAAGATTGCTTTGTTTGAAGCCGAATTCTGGCTGATCATCTTTGCGGGCTTTATGGTGTATATCATTTGGGGATTGGTTTTGGATAGTATGATGAAAGAATATGAAAGCCTGGATAAAGTTAAAACCTTTATTAAGGTAAAAAAAGAAGAACTGGTCAATCTGGAAGCTGCAAAAAATGCCAATACCGAAAAATTAAACGAAGGCAAACAGCAAATCACCGCCATAAACGGAATCATAGCCGAATTGCAAACCAAAATCGATGGTTTTATTATCCCGGTTAAGGAATATTTTTACCATCACCATAAATATAAAGAAGGGTGGTTTCAGGCGGTATCGGCCGAAATTGCCTTACCACACCGGGAAAAAACACTTTTGCTGGAATTATGCGAAATCATTTCCAAAGAACATTTAAACGATATTGGATTGGGTGAGCCCGAACTGCAACCACAGATAGCGATTGAAACATAA
- a CDS encoding formylglycine-generating enzyme family protein, with protein sequence MYKGDKKAFFFLLFFLLFVSLNAQNTKMVLIKKGSFVPLYGDVNKKTVTIDAFKMDIYPVTNEEYLSFLKEKASYRRSVIKRIFADISYLEYWKNDLDYGENNGKAPVTNVSWFAAKKYCEYKGKRLPAMDEWEYAAMADQKHRDARTKVAYNNYILGWYEKRNTFNRSVGQTCKNYWGLYDMYGLIWEWTFDFNSIFLSGESRKNRDTDTSLFCGGASVNATDLMNYAAFMRYAFRSSLKANYSSRNLGFRCACDVK encoded by the coding sequence ATGTATAAAGGAGATAAAAAAGCGTTCTTTTTTCTACTATTCTTTTTGTTGTTCGTTTCTCTGAATGCTCAGAATACCAAAATGGTTCTGATAAAAAAAGGAAGTTTTGTGCCACTTTACGGTGATGTGAACAAAAAAACGGTAACGATAGACGCGTTTAAAATGGATATTTATCCGGTTACAAATGAAGAGTATCTGTCCTTTTTAAAGGAAAAAGCATCCTACAGACGTTCGGTGATTAAAAGGATTTTTGCCGATATAAGCTATTTGGAGTACTGGAAGAATGATTTGGATTATGGTGAGAATAATGGTAAAGCACCGGTCACGAATGTTTCATGGTTTGCTGCAAAAAAATATTGTGAATATAAGGGAAAGCGGTTACCTGCAATGGATGAATGGGAATATGCCGCTATGGCCGATCAAAAGCATCGGGATGCCAGAACCAAAGTGGCCTATAATAACTATATCCTGGGATGGTATGAAAAAAGGAACACATTTAATAGATCCGTAGGGCAAACATGTAAGAATTATTGGGGATTATACGATATGTATGGTCTGATTTGGGAATGGACTTTTGATTTTAATAGCATTTTCCTTTCGGGTGAATCCCGAAAAAATAGGGATACTGATACCAGTTTGTTTTGTGGCGGAGCTTCTGTTAATGCAACCGATTTAATGAATTATGCTGCTTTTATGCGCTATGCTTTTCGATCCAGTTTAAAAGCAAATTATTCGTCACGAAATCTTGGTTTCCGATGTGCCTGTGATGTAAAGTAA
- a CDS encoding SCO family protein yields MKKLLIVVWIVLVGLQSCNSKKEETNMKIETEVISELSVFNLPSEWTTQDNKHIEMKELKGNVLVMVMIYTSCKTACPRLVADMRQIEQLLPEKYKSDVRFLLISIDPETDTPERLKAFAIKNKMEGKQWLFLQSTEENTREFAAVLGVNYKKIAPIDFSHSNITSVFNKKGELVFQQEGFSTSYDTIVTKIIEQVSKVD; encoded by the coding sequence ATGAAGAAGTTACTAATAGTTGTATGGATAGTTTTGGTAGGATTACAAAGTTGTAATTCGAAAAAGGAAGAGACAAATATGAAAATCGAAACAGAGGTTATTTCGGAACTCTCAGTTTTTAACCTTCCGTCTGAATGGACGACACAAGATAATAAACATATTGAAATGAAAGAGCTGAAAGGGAACGTATTGGTTATGGTGATGATTTACACCTCCTGTAAAACCGCATGCCCGCGTTTGGTAGCCGATATGCGGCAGATTGAACAACTGCTACCTGAAAAATATAAATCGGATGTGCGTTTTCTTTTAATTAGTATCGATCCGGAAACGGATACTCCGGAACGGTTAAAAGCATTTGCAATTAAAAACAAAATGGAAGGCAAACAATGGCTATTTCTGCAATCGACAGAAGAAAATACCCGGGAGTTTGCGGCTGTTTTGGGCGTAAATTATAAAAAAATAGCTCCGATCGATTTTTCACATTCCAATATTACCAGTGTATTTAATAAGAAAGGGGAGTTGGTATTTCAACAGGAAGGTTTTAGTACGTCCTATGATACAATCGTTACTAAAATTATAGAGCAAGTTAGTAAAGTCGATTAG
- the ric gene encoding iron-sulfur cluster repair di-iron protein produces the protein MKINNQTTIGEIVAHDFRTAALFSKYKIDFCCKGDRTLEAVCTKKNISQKELIDALETLLKNSKSYVTDYGHWPLDLLIEYIENTHHHYVEEKTPVLLQFLDKLCKVHGEKHPELIEINALFSESAGELAMHMKKEELVLFPFIRQMVKVKQEGSELKRPHFGSVSNPVTMMRHEHDTEGERFDKIATLTNQYTPPADACNTYKVTYAMLQEFENDLHKHIHLENNILFPKAITLEADFNN, from the coding sequence ATGAAAATTAACAATCAGACCACTATCGGAGAAATTGTCGCCCATGATTTCAGAACTGCGGCTTTATTCTCAAAATACAAAATTGATTTTTGCTGTAAAGGTGATCGTACACTGGAAGCCGTTTGCACTAAAAAAAACATCTCTCAAAAAGAGCTGATCGACGCGTTGGAAACCCTTTTAAAAAATTCGAAATCCTATGTTACCGATTATGGACATTGGCCTTTGGATTTACTCATCGAGTATATCGAAAATACCCATCATCATTATGTAGAAGAAAAAACACCGGTATTGCTTCAATTTCTGGACAAACTTTGTAAAGTACACGGAGAAAAACACCCGGAACTAATTGAAATCAATGCCCTTTTCAGCGAATCGGCCGGAGAATTAGCGATGCATATGAAAAAGGAAGAACTGGTACTTTTTCCTTTTATCCGACAAATGGTAAAAGTCAAACAAGAAGGTTCCGAACTAAAACGCCCTCATTTTGGTTCGGTTTCGAACCCTGTGACCATGATGCGACACGAACACGATACCGAAGGGGAACGTTTCGATAAAATTGCCACACTTACCAATCAGTATACGCCACCTGCTGATGCGTGTAATACCTATAAAGTTACATATGCGATGCTTCAGGAATTCGAAAACGACCTGCATAAACACATACACCTGGAGAACAATATACTGTTCCCAAAAGCGATAACACTGGAAGCAGACTTTAACAACTAG
- the azu gene encoding azurin, protein MKKFIRLSVLVSIITMATACKNRNETTVPETTPVTEQTEAITTSANTLEIESTDQMQYSTNELKAGVGTIKLTLQHTGTMDKAVMGHNLIILKPGTDIAAFTQKAALAKATDYIPESEKGNIIAHTRLLGGGESDTIEFSISEPGTYDFLCSFPGHAALMKGKLVVE, encoded by the coding sequence ATGAAAAAGTTTATACGTCTTTCGGTTCTGGTCAGTATCATCACAATGGCTACTGCCTGCAAAAACCGAAATGAAACAACCGTTCCCGAAACTACTCCGGTAACCGAACAAACCGAAGCCATTACTACATCCGCAAACACCCTGGAAATTGAATCCACCGACCAGATGCAGTATTCCACTAACGAACTAAAAGCTGGCGTCGGTACTATAAAACTAACGTTACAACATACCGGTACGATGGATAAAGCCGTTATGGGACACAATCTGATCATTCTTAAACCGGGTACTGATATTGCCGCATTTACGCAAAAAGCCGCTCTGGCCAAAGCAACGGACTATATTCCGGAATCGGAAAAAGGAAACATTATCGCCCATACCCGATTACTGGGCGGAGGCGAATCTGACACGATTGAATTTAGCATTTCCGAACCGGGAACATATGATTTTTTATGTTCCTTCCCGGGTCATGCTGCCTTAATGAAAGGGAAACTTGTTGTAGAATAA
- a CDS encoding type I restriction endonuclease: protein MELVSQLKSLADKIDQMKDKIETEESTKHAFVLPFINLLGYDTFNPMEVVPEFTADIGLKKGEKVDYAIFQNEVPILIVECKNWKENLTVHNSQLFRYFHVSKTKFALLTNGIQYQFYTDLDEKNKMDEKPFFEFDITNLKDAVIQEINKFHKSNFDVEKITDNASALKYTKEIKKLIAEELQTPSYKFVRQFAERIYSGRLTERVMEEFQELVYKAFNQVINDQINDRLNAALNKEAKKQQIENVDVEPTSKVITTDEEMDGFRIVVAILRRKVGVDRIVPRDTKSYFGILLDDNNRKPICRLHLNGGKKYIGLFDEEKNETRYPIETIDAIYQFEEALLESLSFYDNE, encoded by the coding sequence ATGGAATTAGTGAGCCAACTCAAATCATTAGCCGATAAAATCGATCAGATGAAAGACAAGATCGAAACGGAAGAGTCTACAAAGCATGCCTTTGTATTACCATTTATTAACCTTTTGGGATACGATACCTTTAATCCGATGGAAGTAGTACCGGAATTTACGGCTGATATCGGACTTAAAAAAGGGGAAAAAGTTGATTATGCCATTTTCCAGAATGAGGTACCGATCCTGATCGTAGAATGTAAAAACTGGAAAGAAAACCTGACAGTTCACAATTCGCAGTTATTCCGGTATTTTCATGTGTCGAAAACGAAGTTTGCTTTACTGACCAATGGAATTCAGTATCAGTTTTATACCGACCTGGACGAAAAGAATAAAATGGACGAGAAACCTTTTTTTGAGTTTGATATTACCAATCTTAAAGATGCCGTAATTCAGGAAATTAATAAGTTTCACAAGTCGAATTTCGATGTGGAAAAAATAACGGATAACGCCAGTGCTTTAAAATATACGAAGGAAATTAAAAAATTGATTGCCGAAGAGCTGCAAACTCCTTCTTATAAGTTTGTTCGCCAGTTTGCCGAGCGGATCTATTCTGGTCGTCTGACAGAACGTGTGATGGAAGAATTTCAGGAACTGGTGTATAAAGCTTTTAATCAGGTAATAAATGATCAAATTAACGATCGATTGAACGCCGCATTAAATAAAGAAGCTAAAAAACAACAAATCGAAAATGTGGACGTCGAGCCAACAAGTAAAGTGATTACTACCGATGAAGAAATGGATGGTTTCCGCATTGTGGTGGCCATTTTGAGACGAAAAGTAGGAGTGGACCGGATTGTTCCCCGAGATACAAAATCGTATTTCGGGATATTGTTGGATGATAACAACCGGAAACCGATTTGCAGGTTACATCTGAACGGTGGGAAAAAATATATCGGATTATTTGATGAAGAAAAAAACGAGACCCGTTATCCGATAGAAACCATCGATGCTATTTACCAGTTTGAAGAGGCTTTGTTGGAAAGTCTCAGCTTTTATGACAACGAATAG
- a CDS encoding ATP-binding protein: MAPVVRQIQKHIANSATDADSSGTYRIAEINKALELAVAAKIDSLQLKAIAGKSETLNWYFTDQSESYTKDFLQFSELKKDTFYIAMAKRDLGRYYATKGKDTLAYGLLNNAKQLLDNRGKEDQEMYILLLQSDIVERSNDYGMVADLNVDVLKLNKKNNNRYYYASANNNLGIADKSMHNYRKAIENFEKAADSTDEPEDRWIIKNNIGLSYTYLGDYAKARPIFESVIQKTTVDATKARAYDNLGFMYYKAGDAKSLEYYKKGYEIRSNNPMLASDRIVSELHLSDYYKNSNPTLAVQYATTAYDRATKMRRIDDRLEALKRLTALSSGVAVKSYSLKFQGLNDSISRVRQSKKNTFAQIKYEYKDTQEENLRRKASEAQKTAQLAKAETQKLGLGILILIGGGAIFFVIRRMQQKSREEKLLESYKTETRIAKKVHDELANDVFNVMTFAEIKDLSDTENKEILLESLDKIYTGSRNISRENSSIDTGTLYPEQLKEVIKGYKSEQVNVMSSGMDQINWDEVDPTKKIVVYRVLQELLVNMKKHSKSSLVVVRFQLDGNRIQIDYSDNGVGIDKNKLAVKNGLRNVETRIESISGSYTFDAVPNKGFKVSFSFPK; the protein is encoded by the coding sequence GTGGCTCCAGTGGTCCGTCAGATCCAAAAGCATATCGCTAATAGTGCTACCGATGCCGATAGTTCCGGAACCTATAGAATCGCCGAAATCAATAAAGCGCTAGAACTTGCCGTTGCTGCCAAAATCGATTCGCTACAGTTAAAAGCCATTGCCGGAAAATCGGAAACGCTTAATTGGTATTTTACAGACCAGTCCGAATCGTATACAAAGGACTTTCTGCAGTTTTCAGAACTAAAAAAAGATACCTTTTACATCGCGATGGCAAAACGTGACTTGGGCAGATATTATGCGACTAAAGGGAAAGATACCCTTGCTTATGGCTTACTTAATAATGCCAAACAGTTATTGGACAACCGCGGAAAGGAAGATCAGGAAATGTATATACTGTTATTACAGTCGGATATTGTCGAACGATCGAACGATTATGGTATGGTAGCCGATTTGAATGTCGATGTACTGAAACTGAATAAAAAAAATAATAATCGATACTATTATGCTTCGGCGAATAATAATCTGGGAATTGCCGATAAATCCATGCATAATTACAGAAAGGCGATCGAAAATTTTGAAAAAGCCGCCGATAGTACTGATGAACCGGAAGATCGTTGGATCATCAAAAATAATATCGGATTGAGTTATACTTATTTGGGCGATTATGCCAAAGCACGCCCGATATTCGAATCGGTTATCCAAAAAACAACCGTCGACGCGACCAAAGCAAGAGCCTATGATAATCTGGGTTTTATGTACTATAAAGCCGGAGATGCCAAAAGTTTGGAGTACTATAAAAAAGGGTATGAAATCCGATCCAATAATCCGATGTTAGCGAGTGATCGAATTGTAAGTGAGTTGCATCTTTCCGATTATTATAAAAACAGTAATCCGACACTTGCGGTACAATATGCTACAACAGCTTACGACCGTGCAACCAAAATGCGACGAATCGACGACCGACTGGAGGCGCTTAAACGTTTAACCGCTTTAAGTTCCGGAGTGGCTGTAAAATCCTATTCCTTAAAATTCCAGGGATTAAACGATAGTATCAGTCGGGTGCGGCAGTCCAAAAAGAACACGTTTGCGCAGATCAAATACGAATATAAAGATACCCAGGAAGAAAATCTACGCCGAAAAGCCAGCGAAGCACAAAAAACAGCACAATTGGCTAAAGCCGAAACTCAAAAACTCGGATTGGGAATTTTAATCCTGATTGGCGGTGGTGCGATCTTTTTTGTGATCCGTAGGATGCAACAAAAAAGCCGGGAAGAGAAGCTCCTGGAATCCTATAAAACGGAAACCCGTATTGCCAAAAAAGTACACGACGAACTGGCGAATGATGTATTTAATGTGATGACTTTCGCCGAAATAAAAGATCTTTCGGATACCGAAAATAAAGAAATCCTACTCGAATCGTTGGATAAAATCTATACCGGAAGCCGAAATATTTCCCGAGAAAATAGTAGCATCGATACCGGAACACTCTATCCGGAACAGTTAAAAGAAGTGATCAAAGGATACAAAAGCGAACAGGTAAATGTTATGTCCAGCGGGATGGATCAGATTAACTGGGATGAGGTCGATCCGACTAAAAAAATTGTGGTTTATCGGGTTTTACAGGAATTATTGGTCAACATGAAAAAACACAGTAAAAGTTCGCTTGTGGTCGTTCGTTTCCAACTGGATGGGAATCGGATTCAGATCGATTATTCCGACAATGGCGTGGGAATCGATAAAAATAAACTCGCTGTAAAAAATGGATTGCGAAATGTGGAAACCCGTATCGAAAGCATTTCCGGATCCTATACTTTTGATGCTGTTCCCAATAAGGGATTTAAAGTAAGTTTTTCATTTCCAAAGTAA
- a CDS encoding response regulator has product MFKKILIAEDVDSVNLGVKQLLEEFVTEDRIHHVQYCDDALLKVKRAKIDQEPFDLLISDLSFVDNKFRENKLNSGEELIEAVRREQPDIKVIVYSIETKPYVIRTLLEEMDCNAYINKSRESIRELKQAIRTIYASDEKFVSPELRYGKADSELDEIDEQDIQIIRLLSKGFDQGEIADDMHYSRSSIEKRINRLKTSLKAKNNPHLVSISKDLGLI; this is encoded by the coding sequence ATGTTTAAAAAGATTTTAATTGCCGAAGATGTCGATTCCGTTAATTTAGGAGTAAAACAACTACTGGAGGAGTTTGTAACGGAAGACCGTATCCATCATGTACAATATTGTGATGATGCTTTATTAAAAGTTAAAAGAGCCAAAATCGATCAGGAACCGTTCGATCTATTGATTAGCGACCTGTCGTTTGTTGATAATAAATTCCGGGAAAACAAGCTCAATTCCGGAGAAGAATTAATTGAGGCCGTACGACGTGAACAGCCCGATATCAAAGTTATTGTGTATTCTATTGAGACAAAACCGTATGTGATCCGGACATTGTTGGAAGAAATGGACTGTAATGCCTATATCAACAAAAGCCGGGAAAGTATACGCGAATTAAAACAAGCCATCCGGACGATTTATGCCAGCGATGAAAAGTTTGTTTCTCCGGAATTACGATACGGAAAAGCCGATTCCGAACTGGATGAGATCGACGAACAGGATATTCAGATTATTCGCCTGTTATCCAAAGGTTTTGATCAGGGCGAAATTGCCGACGATATGCATTATAGCCGAAGTAGTATCGAAAAGCGAATCAATCGTTTAAAGACATCCCTGAAAGCCAAAAATAATCCGCATCTGGTCTCCATTTCGAAAGATCTGGGATTGATTTAA
- the nadA gene encoding quinolinate synthase NadA: MNETTLIAEINRLRQEKNAVILAHYYQEKAIQEIADFVGDSLELSKKAATTDADIIVFAGVHFMAETAKILNPDKKVLLPDFNAGCSLADGCDPDDFKKLKDQYPDHTVVTYINCSARIKALSDIVCTSSNAKKIIASIPMDQKIIFAPDKNLGKYLIQETNRDLVLWDGSCVVHEAFSLDKLIDLYNQHPGAKIVAHPESEDHILKVAHYIGSTSGIINFIREDPGTVYIVATEAGILHQLSRDVPDKTIIAAPSLQENSCSCSECAYMKVNTLEKLFRCLLNEYPEIKISDTLRTEALKPIHRMLALS; encoded by the coding sequence ATGAACGAAACCACCCTCATTGCCGAAATCAACCGGTTACGACAGGAAAAAAATGCCGTTATTCTGGCGCATTATTATCAGGAGAAAGCCATTCAGGAAATCGCCGATTTTGTAGGCGACAGTCTTGAATTATCCAAAAAAGCCGCCACAACCGATGCCGATATTATCGTATTTGCCGGTGTGCATTTTATGGCCGAAACAGCAAAAATCCTAAACCCGGATAAAAAAGTACTACTGCCGGATTTTAACGCCGGTTGTTCGCTGGCCGATGGTTGCGATCCGGACGATTTTAAAAAATTAAAAGACCAATATCCGGATCATACTGTGGTGACCTATATTAATTGTTCGGCACGTATCAAGGCGTTGAGTGATATTGTTTGCACATCGTCGAATGCCAAAAAAATCATCGCTTCGATTCCAATGGATCAGAAGATTATTTTTGCCCCCGATAAAAATCTGGGAAAATACCTGATTCAGGAAACCAACCGGGATTTAGTTTTATGGGATGGTTCCTGTGTGGTACACGAAGCCTTTTCGTTAGACAAACTAATCGATTTGTACAATCAACATCCCGGTGCCAAAATTGTAGCCCATCCGGAATCGGAAGACCATATTTTAAAAGTCGCCCATTATATCGGTTCCACATCCGGGATCATTAACTTTATTAGAGAAGATCCGGGAACTGTTTATATCGTAGCTACCGAAGCCGGAATACTCCATCAACTTTCCAGAGATGTACCGGATAAAACGATTATTGCCGCGCCATCGTTACAGGAAAACAGCTGTTCCTGTAGTGAATGTGCCTATATGAAAGTGAATACGCTTGAAAAACTATTTCGATGTCTTCTAAACGAATATCCTGAAATAAAAATCAGTGATACACTACGAACCGAAGCGCTAAAGCCAATTCATCGCATGCTGGCACTTTCCTAA
- the nadB gene encoding L-aspartate oxidase, translating to MEKTDILIAGSGISGLFFAIKMAKKRPDLSITILTKASADSTNTRYAQGGIAVVTNTEEDSFEQHIRDTLQAGGGSCDTEIVRMVVEQAPERLQELLNLQVDFDTTVSGAWDLGLEGGHSHHRILHHKDQSGLEMERKLLCQLRQYPNIVLFEDYFSIDLTTENNSCTGMIYYDKIRGTVKHIRSRITVLCTGGCGQLFQNTTNPEIATGDGVAMAFRAGAVIKDMQYIQFHPTALYETGKNPLFLLSEAVRGFGAHIINHNYERFLYKYDTRGELATRDIISKAIGSELHKTGEKYVFLDCRHLNAKRFYEHFPSITDYCLKSGFDPAKEPIPIVPAAHYQCGGIQVDKNARTTIQNLYAVGECAQTGLHGKNRLASNSLLEALVFAHQGMQSALKTIDSIRFSTVITLNQQPISCYSTSPSIKPLKALLQKTMTAFFTTEASDINTVRNTLKKLKQKADSLFKNHDRNCFPTHIEFRNMLTVSMILLEHSHINTPEIESFTTS from the coding sequence ATGGAAAAAACGGATATACTTATAGCCGGTTCCGGAATTTCAGGATTATTTTTTGCGATTAAAATGGCTAAAAAACGTCCCGATCTTTCCATTACCATTTTGACAAAAGCATCGGCCGACTCGACCAATACCCGCTATGCACAGGGAGGAATTGCCGTCGTAACCAATACGGAAGAGGACAGTTTTGAGCAACACATTCGTGATACACTTCAGGCCGGAGGTGGTAGTTGTGATACGGAAATTGTTCGTATGGTTGTGGAACAGGCTCCGGAGCGATTACAGGAATTACTAAATCTTCAGGTCGATTTTGACACCACTGTTTCGGGAGCGTGGGATTTAGGACTGGAAGGAGGGCATTCCCATCACCGGATCCTGCATCATAAAGATCAGTCCGGACTGGAAATGGAACGAAAACTATTATGTCAACTACGTCAGTATCCCAATATTGTACTGTTCGAAGACTATTTTAGTATTGATCTGACAACAGAAAACAATAGTTGTACCGGAATGATCTATTATGATAAAATCCGTGGTACCGTAAAACACATCCGGTCCCGAATTACAGTGCTTTGTACCGGTGGATGCGGACAACTTTTTCAAAACACGACCAATCCGGAAATTGCCACCGGCGATGGTGTAGCGATGGCTTTCCGTGCAGGGGCTGTTATAAAAGATATGCAGTATATTCAGTTTCATCCGACCGCTTTATACGAAACCGGTAAAAATCCGCTTTTCCTGCTATCGGAAGCGGTTAGAGGTTTTGGCGCACATATCATTAATCATAATTACGAGCGTTTTCTTTATAAATACGACACCCGCGGTGAACTGGCTACGCGCGATATCATTTCGAAAGCAATCGGATCGGAACTACACAAAACAGGCGAAAAATATGTTTTTCTCGATTGTCGTCATCTTAACGCCAAACGTTTTTACGAGCATTTTCCATCTATTACCGATTATTGTCTGAAATCGGGATTTGATCCGGCCAAAGAACCGATTCCAATTGTTCCCGCCGCACATTATCAATGTGGCGGTATACAAGTGGACAAAAATGCACGAACTACAATACAAAATTTATACGCTGTTGGAGAATGCGCCCAAACGGGATTACATGGAAAAAACCGACTCGCATCTAACTCCCTACTGGAAGCCTTGGTTTTTGCCCATCAGGGCATGCAATCGGCACTTAAGACAATCGACTCCATTCGGTTTTCAACAGTAATCACTTTAAATCAACAACCAATTAGCTGCTATTCGACATCACCATCAATTAAGCCTTTAAAAGCGTTATTACAAAAAACAATGACGGCGTTCTTTACTACAGAGGCATCGGATATAAATACCGTTCGGAATACACTAAAAAAACTAAAACAAAAAGCCGATTCGCTATTTAAGAATCACGACCGGAATTGTTTCCCCACTCATATTGAATTTAGGAATATGCTAACGGTTAGCATGATCCTACTGGAACACAGTCATATCAACACTCCCGAAATCGAGTCATTCACTACATCTTAA